From one Humulus lupulus chromosome 8, drHumLupu1.1, whole genome shotgun sequence genomic stretch:
- the LOC133794950 gene encoding putative leucine-rich repeat receptor-like serine/threonine-protein kinase At2g19230, translated as MMYICNTKKSVHMFFYKQFLVAILQCALVFYPILVQSHDQIGFISIDCGIDVPRYIDTENGFVYNSDANFTEAGENREILASYKVPNVDRQFHNVRSFPQGRRNCYTLEPSKEDGTRYLIRARFMYGNYDNKGEIPVFDLHLGVDLWDTVKIDSDSGITTMEIIHIPSQDYVHVCLVNIDKGIPFISVLELRPMDSHIYLSDETIGSSLRLFDRFDFSSETNQTMRYKDDEYDRLWSPLVAENWKPNLIISNSNEDSITKDDYELPFTVMSNAYTESGGNNINLYWANNITKSTSCLFYMHFAELKKLGGNQSRKFNIYINGDLWSEPFTLEFLKSTTINNQQASKTDDQGNLNVWLNSTDTSTLPPLINALEMYVPIKLLGQETNQNDVKAIGDVKSVYKLERVSWQGDPCAPETYMWDGLNCSSSDNEQPRIVSLKLPSSGLNGTIAPSIASLTMLNHLDLSNNNLNGSIPEFLAQLSSLKELYLQGNDFTGPIPDALLKRSQNGLLLRVDPTRSTQCSSESCGKKEKFCYPTGCSTCWSTFHHLNYSSTGLVDNDDVNNEFNEVDEMFSTKKQQFTFSEIEGITNNFERVIGEGGFGKVYLGFLNGNNVAVKMLSKLSIRGHQQFHTELKLLMRVHHKNLTTLVGYCNEGSNVGLIYEYMAMGNLRSHLSGKNKKVLTWEERLRIARDAAQGLEYLHNGCKPPIVHRDIKSTNILLNEKFEAKLGDFGLSKIFPFESETSTAPGMSASIAGTPGYLDPEYYESNWLNEKSDVYSFGVVLLELITGRAVLDRSRDQNIPHIIHWVSSMLGNGDIKSIIDPKLEGDNFDMNTVWRVIEISMACVSIPSTNRPTMSSLASDLKECLTRDKTRKDDGYTEGEYSKSSDEMISRSGSMSTPIAR; from the exons ATGATGTACATTTGCAATACGAAAAAGAGTGTACATATGTTCTTCTACAAGCAATTTCTCGTTGCAATCCTGCAATGCGCTTTGGTTTTTTATCCAATTCTGGTTCAATCTCATGATCAAATAG GATTCATCAGTATAGATTGTGGGATAGACGTCCCCCGCTACATAGATACAGAAAATGGTTTCGTTTACAATTCAGACGCAAACTTCACAGAAGCTGGTGAAAACAGGGAAATATTAGCATCTTACAAAGTTCCAAACGTTGACAGGCAATTTCATAATGTTCGAAGCTTTCCTCAAGGAAGAAGAAACTGTTATACTCTGGAACCCTCAAAAGAAGATGGTACCAGATATTTGATCAGAGCAAGGTTCATGTATGGAAACTATGATAACAAAGGCGAAATCCCTGTTTTTGATTTGCATCTTGGAGTTGACCTCTGGGACACAGTAAAAATTGATAGTGACTCAGGTATAACAACCATGGAAATCATACATATCCCTTCTCAAGATTACGTACATGTTTGTCTTGTAAACATAGACAAAGGAATTCCATTCATATCAGTATTGGAGTTGAGGCCTATGGATAGTCATATTTATCTAAGTGATGAAACTATCGGATCATCACTGCGACTATTTGATCGTTTCGACTTTTCATCAGAAACCAATCAAACAATGAG gtacaAAGATGATGAATATGATCGCTTGTGGTCACCACTCGTTGCAGAAAATTGGAAACCAAATTTAATTATATCCAATAGCAATGAAGATTCCATTACAAAAGACGACTACGAACTACCGTTCACTGTGATGAGCAATGCATATACAGAAAGTGGAGGTAACAATATTAATTTATATTGGGCTAATAACATAACAAAGTCCACCAGCTGTTTGTTCTACATGCACTTCGCGGAGCTAAAAAAGCTCGGAGGAAATCAATCTAGAAAGTTCAATATCTACATCAATGGGGATTTGTGGTCCGAACCATTTACTCTTGAGTTCCTAAAATCTACCACAATTAACAACCAACAAGCCAGTAAAACAGACGATCAAGGAAATCTTAATGTATGGCTTAACAGTACCGACACTTCGACTCTACCACCCCTTATAAATGCTTTGGAAATGTATGTGCCTATAAAGCTCTTGGGACAAGAAACAAATCAAAATGATG TGAAAGCTATCGGGGATGTCAAATCGGTGTACAAACTAGAAAGAGTTAGCTGGCAGGGAGATCCTTGTGCCCCTGAAACTTACATGTGGGATGGTCTTAATTGCAGTTCCAGTGACAATGAACAGCCTAGAATCGTTTCTTT GAAATTGCCCTCAAGTGGATTAAATGGGACAATTGCGCCTTCTATTGCCAGTCTGACAATGCTAAATCATTT GGATTTATCAAACAACAACTTAAATGGTTCAATTCCGGAATTTTTAGCTCAACTTTCATCTTTAAAAGAGCT ATACCTACAGGGAAACGACTTCACAGGTCCAATTCCGGATGCACTTCTTAAAAGATCACAGAATGGTTTATTATTAAG gGTTGATCCAACTCGGAGTACTCAGTGCTCTTCGGAATCAtgtggaaagaaagaaaaattttgTTATCCCACTGGTTGCAGCACTTGCTGGAGTACTTTTCATCATCTCAACTACAGTAGTACTGGTCTTGTGGATA ATGATGACGTAAACAACGAATTCAATGAAGTCGATGAAATGTTTTCCACAAAAAAACAGCAATTTACATTCTCTGAGATCGAAGGCATAACCAACAACTTTGAGAGGGTAATAGGTGAAGGTGGATTTGGAAAGGTTTACCTTGGCTTCTTAAATGGCAATAATGTAGCGGTTAAGATGCTTTCTAAACTATCCATTCGAGGACATCAACAATTTCACACAGAG cTCAAGCTACTTATGAGAGTTCATCACAAAAATTTGACTACACTCGTTGGATATTGCAATGAGGGATCCAACGTTGGCCTCATCTACGAGTACATGGCTATGGGAAACTTACGATCACATCTTTCAG GTAAAAATAAAAAAGTCTTGACTTGGGAAGAAAGACTTCGAATAGCAAGAGACGCAGCTCAAG GTTTGGAGTACCTACACAACGGGTGTAAACCACCCATAGTTCATCGAGATATTAAGTCGACTAACATATTGTTGAACGAAAAGTTTGAAGCCAAATTAGGTGATTTTGGTCTATCCAAGATTTTTCCTTTCGAAAGTGAAACTAGCACCGCTCCTGGCATGTCAGCAAGTATTGCCGGCACTCCTGGTTATCTTGACCCTGA GTACTACGAATCAAACTGGTTGAATGAAAAAAGCGATGTTTATAGCTTCGGTGTTGTTTTGTTGGAGTTAATCACAGGTCGAGCTGTGTTAGATAGGAGTCGAGATCAAAACATTCCCCACATAATTCATTGGGTTAGTTCGATGCTTGGTAATGGTGATATCAAAAGTATTATTGACCCAAAGTTGGAAGGAGATAATTTTGATATGAATACCGTCTGGAGAGTTATTGAAATCTCAATGGCTTGTGTCTCAATACCATCCACTAATAGGCCAACCATGAGTAGCTTAGCGAGTGATTTGAAGGAGTGTTTGACAAGGGATAAAACTCGAAAGGACGACGGCTACACTGAGGGTGAATATTCGAAAAGCTCAGATGAAATGATATCGCGATCGGGATCTATGTCTACTCCCATAGCTAggtaa